The Hyperolius riggenbachi isolate aHypRig1 chromosome 3, aHypRig1.pri, whole genome shotgun sequence genome window below encodes:
- the DNAJB9 gene encoding dnaJ homolog subfamily B member 9 — protein MASAQSVLTFAVCILLISEVILAKNTYYDILGVPKTASERQIKKAFHKLAMKYHPDKNKSPDAEAKFREIAEAYETLSDENKRKEYDQFGHDAFTNAGAGGSHNEKYFHKTFNFDDLLKDFDFFAESQYPRSKRHFENHHFRNHQDPSSRHRRHFDDFSFGGGLFNDMFEDMEKMFTFESFGNVQHNMRTDQRFHGSSKHCRTVTQRRGNMVTTYTDCSGQ, from the exons ATGGCTTCTGCTCAGTCTGTGCTCACATTTGCTGTTTGCATCCTACTGATATCAGAGGTTATATTGGCAAAAAATACTTACTATGACATCTTGGGGGTTCCAAAAACTGCCTCAGAACGACAGATCAAAAAAGCTTTCCACAAACTGGCAATGAAGTATCATCCTGATAAAAATAAAAGCCCTGATGCGGAGGCTAAGTTTAGAGAAATAGCTGAGG CATATGAAACCCTTTCAGATGAAAATAAACGGAAGGAATATGACCAGTTTGGCCATGATGCCTTTACAAATGCTGGTGCAGGGGGAAGCCACAATGAGAAATATTTCCACAAAACTTTCAATTTTGATGATCTCCTCAAAGACTTTGACTTTTTTGCAGAGAGTCAGTATCCTAGATCAAAAAGACACTTTGAAAACCACCATTTTAGAAACCACCAGGACCCTTCCAGTAGGCACAGGCGTCACTTTGATGATTTTTCATTTGGTGGAGGCTTATTTAATGACATGTTTGAAGACATggaaaaaatgtttacatttgaGAGCTTTGGGAACGTACAACACAATATGAGAACTGATCAAAGGTTTCATGGGTCTAGCAAGCACTGTAGAACTGTCACTCAGCGAAGAGGAAACAtggtgactacctatacagattgTTCAGGGCAATGA